In Aquiflexum balticum DSM 16537, a single genomic region encodes these proteins:
- a CDS encoding M3 family metallopeptidase, whose amino-acid sequence MNPLLEKFNTPFETAPFHLIQNDHYLPAVQEAIKLAKEEIEAIKSSPLPDFDNTIAALDLAGEKLNIISSIFFNLNSAETNDTIQALAREISPLLTAHSNDILLDEELFNRIQRVFEQRHLISLTEEQKTLLDKTYKAFVRNGAKLNDAQKVRLREIDKELSQLSLKFGENVLAETNKYELVVENEEDLAGLPDAVKEAAAQTAEEKGKPGKWVFTLAFPSYIPFMTYAEKRELRKELFIAYNTKSCKGDELDNKQHIKDMLRLKNERVNLLGYARYSDFVLEERMAKSAPKVMEFLQNLLEKAKPKAMEEMAELTAFARDLDGLEELEKWDFSYYSEKLKKQKYEVDDELLRPFFKLENVIQGVFTTAEKLFGIRFIENPDIPKYNVEVTTYEVQDMKGNHVAVFYADFFPRPGKRNGAWMTSYRGQKIIKGVDHRPHVSIVCNFTKPTKTKPSLLTFNEVTTLFHEFGHALHGMLANGNYESLSGTSVYWDFVELPSQIFENWCYEKECLDLFARHFESGEPISEDLIRKIKNAANFHQGYQTVRQISFSLLDMAYHGSDPSGITDIPAFEKKIMSPTNLLPEVEGTLMSTSFSHIFQGGYAAGYYSYKWAEVLDADAFELFLEKGIFDEETAASFKKNILSAGGSEHPTVLYKRFRGREPKPEALLKRAGLLK is encoded by the coding sequence ATGAATCCATTATTGGAAAAATTCAATACCCCATTTGAAACAGCCCCTTTTCACCTTATTCAAAATGACCATTACCTTCCTGCCGTTCAGGAGGCAATAAAATTGGCAAAGGAAGAAATTGAAGCTATTAAAAGTTCTCCGCTGCCTGATTTTGACAATACCATTGCAGCATTGGATTTGGCGGGAGAAAAACTCAACATTATTTCGTCTATTTTTTTCAACCTCAACAGCGCGGAAACCAATGATACCATTCAGGCTTTGGCCAGGGAAATCTCTCCCCTACTTACTGCCCATAGCAATGACATTTTGTTGGATGAAGAACTGTTCAACAGGATTCAGCGGGTTTTTGAACAAAGGCATTTAATCAGCCTTACAGAAGAACAAAAAACTTTATTGGACAAGACCTATAAAGCTTTTGTAAGAAATGGGGCCAAGCTCAATGATGCCCAAAAGGTCAGATTGAGGGAAATCGATAAAGAACTCTCCCAGCTAAGTCTGAAATTCGGTGAAAATGTACTTGCTGAAACCAACAAATATGAGTTGGTCGTAGAAAATGAAGAAGACCTTGCAGGACTGCCCGATGCCGTAAAAGAAGCAGCAGCACAGACTGCCGAAGAAAAAGGCAAGCCGGGAAAATGGGTTTTCACTTTGGCATTCCCGAGCTATATCCCCTTTATGACCTATGCCGAAAAGAGGGAGTTAAGAAAAGAGCTATTTATAGCATACAATACCAAATCCTGTAAAGGAGATGAATTGGACAACAAGCAGCACATCAAGGATATGCTGAGGCTAAAGAATGAAAGGGTCAATTTACTGGGCTACGCGCGTTATTCGGATTTCGTTCTGGAAGAAAGAATGGCCAAAAGTGCCCCAAAGGTGATGGAATTTCTTCAAAATTTGTTAGAAAAAGCCAAGCCAAAAGCTATGGAAGAAATGGCTGAACTTACAGCATTTGCCAGGGATCTTGATGGATTGGAAGAATTGGAAAAATGGGATTTCTCTTATTATTCAGAAAAGCTGAAGAAACAAAAATATGAAGTGGACGATGAATTACTTCGCCCATTTTTCAAACTTGAAAATGTAATCCAAGGTGTATTCACTACTGCGGAAAAACTCTTTGGAATCAGATTCATCGAAAATCCTGATATTCCAAAATACAACGTTGAGGTCACCACCTATGAAGTTCAGGACATGAAAGGAAATCATGTAGCTGTATTTTATGCCGACTTCTTTCCCCGCCCAGGTAAAAGAAACGGGGCATGGATGACCAGTTATAGGGGACAGAAAATAATTAAAGGAGTAGACCACAGACCGCATGTCTCCATTGTCTGTAATTTTACCAAACCTACAAAGACAAAACCCTCCTTATTGACATTCAATGAGGTAACTACGCTATTCCATGAATTTGGCCATGCACTTCATGGAATGCTGGCAAATGGAAATTATGAATCACTTTCAGGAACGAGTGTTTACTGGGATTTCGTAGAATTACCTTCCCAGATTTTTGAGAATTGGTGTTATGAAAAAGAATGCCTGGATCTTTTTGCCAGACATTTTGAGTCCGGGGAACCCATTTCTGAAGACCTGATCCGAAAAATCAAAAATGCTGCAAATTTCCACCAAGGTTATCAGACAGTAAGGCAGATCAGTTTCAGTTTGTTGGATATGGCTTATCATGGTTCGGACCCTTCCGGAATTACAGATATTCCTGCCTTTGAGAAAAAGATTATGAGCCCTACCAACCTGCTTCCTGAAGTGGAAGGAACGTTGATGAGCACTTCTTTTTCGCATATTTTCCAAGGGGGATATGCAGCAGGTTATTACAGTTACAAATGGGCAGAGGTCTTGGATGCTGATGCCTTTGAACTCTTTCTGGAAAAAGGCATATTTGATGAGGAAACCGCCGCATCTTTCAAAAAAAACATTTTGTCCGCCGGCGGAAGTGAGCATCCAACTGTTCTTTACAAAAGATTTCGGGGCAGGGAACCCAAGCCTGAAGCCTTATTAAAAAGAGCTGGATTACTTAAGTGA
- a CDS encoding amidohydrolase — MKKSVFGLIGIFYCFQVMGQETSHEAFITKNLDENTEKFSKVAREIWENPELGYLEFTSSKALIDELKAAGFKVETGLSGMPTSFLATYDKGGPVIGFLAEYDALPGLSQDAVPYRSILVEGGNGHGCGHNLFGTAVVASGVALKEWIDANNIQATIKIFGTPAEEGGAGKVYMVRDGLFDDVDAVINWHPNDRNSADALTCTAVMQGYFKFFGQTSHAAGSPERGRSALDAVEAMNMMVNMMREHVDQGSRIHYVITQGGLAANVVPDYAVVEYMVRHPDVVEVKDMWQRVIRAAEGAALGTDTRVEVEVVAGIYGLLPNETLAKTMHKNLSAVGGVEYNEEEAQFAKEIQTTFNTTKVPPLSLAQEVQPYQLSHFPASTDVGDVSYVVPTVGLFTATWVPGTAAHTWQAVAADGMTIGYKGMMVAAKTMALTGKDLILNPLLIKEAKKEFDERLEGLEYEPLIGDMAPPLHFRADQNKVK; from the coding sequence ATGAAAAAATCAGTGTTTGGACTTATAGGCATCTTCTATTGCTTTCAGGTAATGGGGCAAGAAACTTCTCATGAAGCATTTATTACCAAAAATCTTGACGAGAATACGGAAAAATTTTCCAAAGTCGCCAGGGAAATTTGGGAAAATCCCGAATTGGGATACTTGGAATTTACAAGTTCCAAAGCCCTGATAGATGAATTGAAGGCTGCTGGATTCAAAGTAGAAACAGGTTTGTCCGGAATGCCGACTTCTTTTTTGGCAACTTATGACAAAGGAGGGCCTGTAATTGGATTTCTCGCAGAATACGATGCACTGCCGGGCCTTTCCCAAGATGCTGTTCCTTACAGATCTATATTGGTGGAAGGGGGGAATGGACATGGCTGTGGCCATAACCTTTTCGGTACTGCTGTGGTGGCTTCTGGAGTTGCCTTAAAGGAATGGATTGATGCAAATAATATTCAGGCGACCATCAAAATATTCGGCACTCCGGCCGAAGAGGGTGGGGCAGGAAAAGTGTATATGGTTAGAGATGGACTTTTTGATGATGTGGATGCCGTTATCAATTGGCACCCTAATGACCGAAATTCTGCCGATGCTTTGACCTGTACAGCAGTCATGCAAGGATATTTCAAATTTTTTGGACAGACTTCGCATGCTGCAGGTTCTCCTGAACGAGGCCGATCCGCCTTGGATGCTGTAGAAGCCATGAACATGATGGTGAATATGATGCGGGAACATGTTGATCAAGGTAGCAGAATTCACTATGTGATCACTCAGGGTGGTTTAGCTGCCAATGTGGTCCCTGACTATGCAGTGGTAGAATATATGGTCAGACACCCTGATGTCGTTGAAGTAAAAGATATGTGGCAAAGGGTGATCAGGGCTGCGGAAGGGGCAGCTTTGGGAACTGACACACGGGTAGAAGTAGAAGTTGTAGCGGGGATTTACGGTTTACTTCCAAATGAAACACTTGCCAAAACCATGCACAAAAACCTGAGCGCAGTGGGTGGTGTGGAATACAATGAAGAAGAAGCTCAATTTGCCAAAGAAATTCAGACAACTTTTAATACCACAAAAGTACCTCCGTTATCTTTAGCACAGGAAGTTCAGCCTTACCAATTGTCACACTTTCCTGCATCAACAGATGTCGGTGACGTCTCCTATGTGGTTCCTACCGTTGGACTATTTACAGCTACTTGGGTTCCGGGAACAGCTGCACATACTTGGCAGGCTGTAGCGGCTGATGGCATGACTATCGGTTATAAAGGTATGATGGTTGCAGCCAAAACCATGGCTCTTACTGGTAAAGATTTGATTTTGAATCCTTTATTGATCAAAGAAGCCAAAAAAGAGTTTGACGAAAGATTGGAGGGATTGGAATACGAGCCTTTGATAGGGGATATGGCTCCACCTTTACATTTCAGAGCAGATCAAAACAAAGTAAAATAA